From a region of the Deinococcus misasensis DSM 22328 genome:
- a CDS encoding 30S ribosomal protein S1, protein MEDKATQTPVNETAQTTDTTREYPAMTMEDVLSTEVQYKEPQRGDVVNGTVVFISSEGIHVDVGAKVEGVIPFSQIHDEPITQEQAQELFKAGDQIEAYVVRVDLPNSTIVLSKRRADQDRGWRVLDNLFKDGKEFTVDILEKVRGGLVASIEGIRAFLPASQVDTRRVNDLSPYVGKPLEVKLIELNKKRNRVIISHRSIMEDRKAKAKADTLGKLESGAVLEGEVVEITDFGVFVSLGGLDGLVHRSELTHARFNHPKEVVKLGDKVQVQVIDLDGDRERINLSMKSLQNDPWQSAVEKYQIGERVSGKVTNLTNFGAFVELEPGLEGLIHVTEMSWTKRIRHPQEMVKVGDTVEAVVLRIDNKDRRISLGLRQTTEDPWSTLPDRLPPGTPVKGKITGITDFGVFMEIEEGIEGLIHISELSHDRVTNPAELFKRGDEIDAVILNIDPVEQRASLSRKRTIPYDGPARDYTKQGGGERGDRAMGTGGNRGGQGGGNRRKRDGFDYDYSYAKESTTSASSGKISTKLGDVYADLFAQFGIGGKKEEGKE, encoded by the coding sequence ATGGAAGACAAGGCTACTCAGACCCCGGTCAACGAGACCGCTCAGACCACCGATACCACTCGCGAATACCCCGCCATGACCATGGAAGACGTGCTGAGCACCGAAGTTCAATACAAAGAGCCCCAGCGCGGCGACGTGGTGAATGGCACCGTGGTGTTCATTTCCAGCGAAGGTATCCATGTGGATGTTGGGGCCAAAGTTGAAGGTGTCATTCCCTTCAGCCAGATTCACGATGAACCCATCACCCAAGAGCAAGCACAGGAGCTCTTCAAAGCAGGCGACCAAATCGAAGCCTACGTGGTTCGCGTGGATCTGCCCAACTCCACCATTGTGCTGAGCAAACGTCGCGCTGATCAGGATCGCGGCTGGCGCGTGCTGGATAACTTGTTCAAAGATGGCAAGGAATTCACCGTTGACATCCTCGAGAAAGTCCGTGGCGGTCTGGTGGCTTCCATTGAAGGCATCCGTGCGTTCCTGCCTGCTTCTCAGGTGGACACCCGTCGCGTGAACGACCTCAGCCCTTACGTGGGTAAACCCCTCGAAGTCAAGCTGATCGAGCTCAACAAAAAACGCAACCGTGTGATCATCTCCCACCGCTCCATCATGGAAGACCGCAAAGCCAAAGCCAAAGCCGACACCCTCGGCAAACTGGAATCTGGCGCTGTCCTCGAAGGCGAAGTGGTCGAAATCACCGATTTCGGTGTGTTCGTCAGCCTCGGCGGTCTGGACGGACTGGTGCACCGCAGCGAACTGACCCACGCCCGTTTCAACCACCCCAAAGAAGTGGTCAAACTCGGCGACAAAGTCCAAGTTCAAGTGATTGATCTGGATGGCGACCGCGAGCGCATCAACCTCAGCATGAAGTCCCTGCAGAACGATCCCTGGCAGAGTGCTGTTGAGAAGTACCAGATTGGTGAGCGCGTCTCTGGCAAAGTCACCAACCTGACCAACTTCGGCGCTTTTGTGGAACTCGAGCCCGGTCTCGAAGGCCTGATCCACGTCACCGAAATGAGCTGGACCAAGCGCATCCGTCATCCCCAGGAAATGGTCAAAGTCGGCGACACCGTCGAGGCCGTTGTCCTGCGCATCGACAACAAAGACCGTCGCATCAGCCTCGGTCTGCGCCAGACCACCGAAGATCCCTGGTCCACCCTGCCTGACCGTCTGCCCCCCGGCACCCCCGTCAAGGGCAAGATCACTGGCATCACCGACTTCGGTGTGTTCATGGAGATCGAAGAAGGCATCGAGGGTCTGATCCACATCAGCGAACTCAGCCACGACCGCGTCACCAACCCCGCTGAACTGTTCAAGCGTGGCGACGAGATCGACGCTGTGATCCTGAACATCGATCCCGTTGAGCAGCGTGCCAGCCTGAGCCGCAAGCGCACCATTCCCTACGACGGCCCTGCCCGCGACTACACCAAACAAGGTGGCGGCGAGCGTGGCGACCGTGCCATGGGCACCGGTGGCAACCGCGGTGGTCAAGGTGGCGGCAACCGTCGCAAGCGCGATGGCTTTGACTACGACTACAGCTACGCCAAAGAAAGCACCACCAGTGCTTCCAGCGGCAAAATCTCCACCAAGCTCGGCGACGTGTACGCCGACCTGTTTGCCCAGTTCGGCATCGGTGGCAAGAAAGAAGAAGGCAAAGAGTAA